The DNA region GACATTCATGTCGGCGATGTTTTGGAAAGCTTCCAGATCGTAAAAACAAAACGTACGCTGGCGGCAGCCGCTTGATTGAGTCCTGACGAAATATGGCGTCAAAAATGTTTGTGGGCGTTTGTCAAATTGAAATCATGCTGCCGGACAGCGATTCTCTCAAAGCCAAGCGGTTTGTGCTCAGCAGCATCAAAACCAAGATTCAGAACAAATTCAACGTCTCGGTTGCGGAAGTCGGCAACAACGACTTATGGCAGCGCGGGCTGCTCGGCCTGGCCTTGGTGACCAACGAGCAAAAGTTCGTTGACCAAACGTTCAATAAAATACTCGAATTGCTGTATCAGGAAGATCGTCTGGAAGTGCTCGGCCATACGATTGAAGTGTATTGAAGCGCCGGGCGCTGTTTCACATCCGATAGAAAGATTATGGCACACAAACGCGCAACTCGAGTCGCTTCGTTGCTGCGTGAAATCCTCAGTGAGATTATTTCCACCCAGTTGAAGGACCCGGCCGTGGGGCGGATCACGATCTCCCGGGTCGCCCTTTCCGATGATTTACGAAACGCACGCGTGTATTTCAGTATGCTGGGAACCGACGCCGAACGGCAGAAGACGCTCGAAGGATTGTCACGCGCCGCCGGATTTTTGCGCACCGAAGCCGGCCGCCGCATGGATTTACGCCGCGCGCCAGATTTACAGTTCGTGTACGACGACACGCTGGATTATGCCGATCGTATCGAGCAATTGCTGAAGCAGGCCTTTCCAACAAATCCGCCGGAAGCGACGTAGTTGTGGAACGTTCTCGAAGGTAGCTGGGATTGTCGTGATGACTGCGTTGCCGTCAAATGCCACTGTGCCCGTCATTTCAAAAGCCGAGCTTGCCGCCGGCATGATTTGGAATATCAACAAGCCTGCCGGCTGGACTTCGTTTGATGTGGTGAATAAACTGCGCTACGCTACGCGCATTAAAAAAGTCGGGCACGCCGGCACCCTGGATCCCTTTGCCACCGGTGTTTTGTTGATTTGTTTTGCCAGCGCCACCAAACAAGTCGAGCAATTGATGACGCTTGACAAGGAATATGAGGGCGTACTCGAACTCGGCGCGGAAACGGATACTCATGACGTTGCGGGTAAGATTGTCGCAACCAGGCCGGTGCCGGAGTTTTCGCGGCAACAGCTTGAAGAGGTGATAGCGCGTTACCGTGGAGCCCTCATGCAGCAGCCGCCGGCGTTTTCCGCTTTGAAACAAGGCGGTCAGCGGCTGTATAAGCTGGCGCGCGCCGGCAAAAGCCTGGTGCTTGAACCGCGGCCGGTGACTGTTCATTTTCTTGATATCATTGCCGTGCAGCTTCCAGAAGTGACAATCCGGCTGGCCTGCTCGCGCGGCACTTACGTGCGCAGTCTCGCGCGCGATATTGGAAACGATCTCGGTTGCGGCGCATTTCTCAAAACCCTGCAGCGCACGCGCATCGGACCGTATACGCTTGCTCAAAGCTTGACAGTTGAGGACTTCATCAAACGATTGACGGATTGAATATGCCAACAGTGGAATGCTTTGGCATCGAGCAGGTGAAGCGGGAGGCCGGCAGCGTGGTGACTGTGGGATCGTTCGACGGCCTGCACCGCGGACATCGACTCATTCTGGCGGCCTTGCAAGAAGAAGCGCGGGCAAGAGCTGGCAGCACAACCGTGGTTACGTTTGAGCCGCATCCGCAGCTTGTGCTAAAAAAAAGCGGCCAGCCGCCGCTGCAAATTTTAACCAGCGCCGAAGAAAAAGTCGCGTTGCTGCGTGAGATTGGCATTGATCGCGTGGTGGTGATTCCGTTCACGCTGGAATTTTCACAGACACCGTCCGCGACATTCGTACGCGATATTCTCTATCATAAAATTGGAATGCAGGCGATC from Cytophagia bacterium CHB2 includes:
- the rbfA gene encoding 30S ribosome-binding factor RbfA, which codes for MAHKRATRVASLLREILSEIISTQLKDPAVGRITISRVALSDDLRNARVYFSMLGTDAERQKTLEGLSRAAGFLRTEAGRRMDLRRAPDLQFVYDDTLDYADRIEQLLKQAFPTNPPEAT
- a CDS encoding DUF503 domain-containing protein; the protein is MFVGVCQIEIMLPDSDSLKAKRFVLSSIKTKIQNKFNVSVAEVGNNDLWQRGLLGLALVTNEQKFVDQTFNKILELLYQEDRLEVLGHTIEVY
- the truB gene encoding tRNA pseudouridine(55) synthase TruB translates to MTALPSNATVPVISKAELAAGMIWNINKPAGWTSFDVVNKLRYATRIKKVGHAGTLDPFATGVLLICFASATKQVEQLMTLDKEYEGVLELGAETDTHDVAGKIVATRPVPEFSRQQLEEVIARYRGALMQQPPAFSALKQGGQRLYKLARAGKSLVLEPRPVTVHFLDIIAVQLPEVTIRLACSRGTYVRSLARDIGNDLGCGAFLKTLQRTRIGPYTLAQSLTVEDFIKRLTD